The following proteins are encoded in a genomic region of Magallana gigas chromosome 1, xbMagGiga1.1, whole genome shotgun sequence:
- the LOC117684008 gene encoding uncharacterized protein isoform X2: MLTKAQRLKDLIDKVVYDLLNNVLCYFDFKHRCKKQKIKMIRHIVRLRRYEHRYVQPAFTFSALQFLSFTKTALPQIHLTLHTSQLSMTESLNKEDVMESLSAIQITERGNRRVGNQCLLKLTSGAELHQSLTLKGVNQCSHISCVTSDRVWVSDYSNIMLTDTTGVPLHRVEDLWMCLFRGLHTVNSESELIYIDRKRNINKLSKDMKRTTTFKETTYSTWEPECVYWSPSTGDLLVGTRNYDTETGKVTRYNQSGQLTQTIQNDNTGRGLYGEPRYITENNNGDVVVSHIYKDYNSGAVVVTERGGRHRFSYTGHPSGSGLRPRGICTDALSHILVCDRWTKTVQMINKDGQFLSHLLTKPQEMGAPWSLSYDVNTHRIWVGLPNNNKVCVYRYITRQDALTDEHRPRPEGDPLTPPHNTTHQLNKNEHRPRPDEEAMSSSTPAV, from the exons atgttaacaaaggcccagAGACTGAAGGATCTCATTGACAAAGTTGTATATGATCTATTGAACAATGTGTTATgttactttgatttcaaacacagatgtaaaaaacaaaagataaaaatgatcaGACATATTGTCAGACTAAGGAGATATGAACACAGGTATGTACAGCCAGCATTCACATTCAGTGCGCTACAATTCCTCTCCTTCACAAAGACAGCCCTCCCCCAGATACATCttacactccacaccagccagctctccatgactgagtcactcaacaaggaggatgtgatggagtcactgagtgcaatccaaatcacagagagaggaaaccgacgcgtaggaaaccagtgtctgctgaaactgacgtctggtgctgagctccatcaatctctcacacTGAAAGGTGTTAATCAGTGTtctcacatttcctgtgtgacatcagaccgggtctgggtcagtgattaTAGCAATAtcatgttgacagacacaacaggtgtccctctacatcgtgtggaggattTATGGATGTGTTTATTTAgaggattacacacagtgaacagtgagagtgaactgatttatatagataggaaacgtaacatcaacaaactgtcaaaggatatgaaaagaACCACCACATTTAAAGAGACAACATACTCTACATGGGAACCAgagtgtgtgtactggtccccgtccactggggatctactggtcgggacGCGTAACTATGATACAgagacaggcaaggtaacccggtacaaccagagtggacaactcacacaaaccatacagaaCGACAACACAGGACGGGGACTGTATGGTGAACCTcgctatataacagagaacaacaatggggatgtcgtggtgtctcaCATATATAAAGACTATAATtctggtgctgtagtggtgacagagcgtggaggaagacatcgtttctcctacacaggacatccatcaggatcaggactacggccacgtggaatctgtactgacgcgctgtcacacatcctggtgtgtgatagATGGACCAAAACAGTACAGATGATAAataaggacggtcagttcctgtcacatctactgacaaaACCACAAGAGATGGGTGCACCAtggagcctgagttatgatgtcaacactcaccgtatCTGGGTCGGATTACCGAACAACAACAaggtgtgtgtctacaggtatatcaccagacaggacgctctgacag atgaacacagacCCCGTCCTGAAGGAGACCCCCTCACACCTCCTCACAACACAACTCATCAACTAAACAAAA atgaacacagacCCCGTCCTGATGAGGAGGCCATGTCCAGCTCAACACCAGCCGTATAA